GAAGAGGGAAGACTGTATCGCGGGCGTATGCGTTTTTCGATACGCCCGCGATACACGGAATCCCCGGCATCAAGGAAGCGGCGCAAGCTAGCAGTGAGACGGTCCCGCCGCTGGTGATCGCGACAGCCCAGCTACCGCAGGTGCTGGACGACTCGTCCGTGAACATCGCACTGCCGAGCATCCAGGACGAGCTCGCCGTCACGCCCGCACATCCGTTCGCAGGTTCTCGCACCGGCGCTCACTGCCGGTACTTGTTGATCATCTGCTTCAGATCTTCGGCGAAGATCGCGCCGTAGCGGTCGGCGGAGAGCTCGTGGACGCGCTTGGCCAGGATCTCCGCGTCCTGGGTGTCCAGGGCGAGGATTCCGAGCGGGGTGCCGTCGGGCCGGGCGACGACGAGCTGCGCGAGGCGCAACCAGCTATGTGCTGATCAGCCCGGGAGCCGTGTCTACCGGCTTCTGCGGCGAGTACGACGCGGCGACCGCCGCCCACGTCGAGGCGCTCAAGAAGCACGGACGCGAGCGGCTTCACCGGCGTGCCCGGCGTGTGGGTCGCCGGCAACGTGCTCGACGTGACCGCCGGCGTCATGCAGTCCGCGGCGTCGGGGGTCGCGGCGGGCCGCCGCGCTCAACGCCGACTGACGGTGGACGACGCCGATCGCGCCGTCCGGGCTCGGTGAGCACCATGGCGCACTGACGTCCGGGCTTTCCATCCCGCGTGCAGAACACCGTCTCCTCGCCTCGTCGATGTCGGCGGTGGCCGTCCGTGGAGCCGGGTCAGGGGTGGCGGTTCGGGCCGCGGTGACCGCCAGCGTGGTGTAGCGCATCGTGAAGCCGCCTCCCACCGCGTCGATGGCGGCGCCGATGCCCGCGAGCACCTCCTGCAGCCTGTCCGGCGGGAGCCGGGTGTGGAGGCCGAAGGTGGGCAGCTGGTCCAGCCACTCGTCGCGGGTGTAGGGCTGCTCCCAGTCGAACCGCCACTGCTCCGGTGCGCCGAAGGCGCCCGCCTGCCGTACGCCGTCGGCCGCCGTGGCGCACAGCACCGCGTACCCGTCCGGCCCGGGCATCGCGCGCTGATGGATCGGCGAGTCGGGCATGACCCTGCGGTAGACCGCGGCGAAGGCTTCACCCACGTCGGGCGGGGTCTGGAACGCGTTCCAGAACACGGCCAGGCGTCCGCCGGGACGCAGCACCTGCGCCGCCTTGGCCGCGCCCGCGACCGGGTCCACCCAGTGCCAGGCCTGTCCGGCGACGACCGCGTCGAAGGTCCGCCCGTCGGGGTCCCAGGCCTCGAACGTCGCCACCTCGACCGCGACCCCGCTGCGCCGCGCGAAGTCGGCCATCCGCGCGTCCGGCTCGACCCCGAGCACCCTGCAGCCGGCCGTCTGGAACTGCCGGGCCTCGATGCCGGTCCCGCAGCCGACGGCGACGACGTCGGGCCCTGGGCTGCCGGCGACGATCCGCTCCACCAGGGCGTCGGGATAGCGGGGCCGGCTCCGGTCGTAGCGGTCGACGTCCGAACCGAACGACTCCGCCACCTGTCGGGCTCGATGGGGCTCGTGTTCGGGAAGAGGCGAAGAGGGGACACGTCTATGGCGGTGAAGGCCACGCTGGTTTCCCAGTATCGCTGCACGGAGTGACGCTCGCTCGAAGCGATGATGCTCATCGCAGGTCGTCCTGTTCCTTGTAGCCGACGTTGAACGCGATGCTGGTTCGGAGTTCCCTGGCGTGTTCCGGAAGGCCCCAAACCATGCTCTTGAATGAACCCTAACTCAATTGAGAAACCTGCAATCCGTTTGCAATCCTCGACTTTTGGCAGTGCATATGCGAAAAGGGATGCCATGAACACCGCCTTCCACATGGTTCTTTACGCGCTTTTGCTGAACGGGTCTTGCATAGAGCTTGACAGTGGATTACCTTCTTCTCATCTGGTCTAGATCATCCAGGCCGGGGTCAAGGGTTACGAAGGTCGGGGGTGAAGCGAAAGAATCCCGGCGGGGGCCTTAGACTTCATATACGCAGCGAAATAGGGAAGCTATGAAGGGCAAGGGGAAGAAGCATGCGCGGGTACGTTTTCGTGGAATTGGAATTGCATTCGGCGGGTCAATCGGTTCTTCATGTTTGGTCGCGGCCCTTTTGGTTTCAGGGTGTAGCGGCGAAAGCCCCGATGATCATCTAAGCAAGATCGGTTTACTCGAGGAGCTTCAAAGGAATCCAGGCGTCCCGTTCGCGCTACCGCGAACACTGCCTCCCGGATATAGGATTATTTCAGCTGAGGCCGTCGTAAAGGATTTGCGAAAAGGTGGTCGCGTCACTATCCGCCAAATTCACTTTCAATCTGATGCCACAGCGGGCGGGAACTCCCTGGTTGATGTGTGCATAGAGGAGCCGGAAAAACCGGACCAGTGCGGCCAGCCCAATAGCGACGCCAGCTTTACGAGGGAGCTGAAGGACGCCCATGTAGTTGTCAATCTGTACGCCGCGGGACCGCAAGATGCAACTTCCTGGCGTGCCGCAGACTTTACGACAGAGGTGTCTGAAGTGACGTGGCTGAAGTAGCAACGGACGTTCATCACGCCTCTTCGACCTGTGTCGTCATTCCATCAAAGAGCTTGCCATAATTCCGTGGTAAGAACCTCAACGAAGGGATTGTTGCATGCGCAAGACTCGACCATTATTAGCGGCTCTCTTACTCGGTGTAGCCACAGTCGGGGCGGGCGTTGGGGCGACTGCTGCAGCTGCGCCAGCGCTGGCTGGCACACAGGACAAGGGGCCGCTCCTCGGGGAGCTTAACTTCGACAGTAACCAGATCAGGACGATGGTTCGGGCCTCGCGAGAGAAAGACCGCAAGGCGCGCACTCATGGCCTCTCTCAAGCCGAAGTAGACAGCCGCCAGTCGAAGCGCAGCAAGTTCATTCGTGAAACCGCAGCTGCAACGGGGAAAACCTACATGCCTTCAGAGGTTGACCTGCTCGAACTGGGTCCGGACCTCCGGATGTACACTCCTCACGATGTCGAGATCAAGAAGATCAACATCAAGGCCTACAAGGATGGTTACGAGGCATACGTTGAGGACTCCCCGTACGTACCTGCCAACGAGCAGGAGCTCCTTGCGGAAGGGGACGCTTCTGTAGCAGCGGAGCCCTACCCTCTTAGGACCGCCTCCGGGAATTTTCGACTGGAGGTCGTCGACAAGACCCTCATGAACGCCACCTGGGAGCGATGGGTGGTTAAGAACGATGGCAACGGCAACTACAACTACTACGCAACCAAGCGGCGCGGCTACGTAGAGCCGATAGACCCTTGGACGTCCCAGATTCAATCGATGTATATGTCCAGCTATCCAGGCTCGGGCTATTCGGATGTCTTCCTCTGGAACGACGAGAACGTTCCCGGCGGAAGCTATGAAAACTGCGGTGCGGGATACAACCTCGGAGTATCGGCCGGACCCATCGCGGTGTTCAGCGTTGCCATTCCTGGCACCTGCACCTACGTTAACGTTACACATCCCGACCCAGGCCGATACGCCATGTCGTATGAACCGGACGGCGACGCCCAATTCGACACTGGAGCTGCCGAATACGGGCAGTCCGTCGTCGTTCCCCAGGGCGCAGAGGTTCGATGGGGGTACACCCAGCAACTGGTGTCGTACACGCCGGGCGCTGGAAACACGATCTGTAAGTCCTCAGGGCAACCAGCTGACGGCGGGGGTTCGTCCACCTACTGCCCTTGGAACTAGTGGGAGCGGACGCGATTCAATGGTGGGACATTCACCTGAGAATTTGCGTAACCCAAGACCGGGGCCCAAG
This window of the Nonomuraea africana genome carries:
- a CDS encoding class I SAM-dependent methyltransferase, with protein sequence MAESFGSDVDRYDRSRPRYPDALVERIVAGSPGPDVVAVGCGTGIEARQFQTAGCRVLGVEPDARMADFARRSGVAVEVATFEAWDPDGRTFDAVVAGQAWHWVDPVAGAAKAAQVLRPGGRLAVFWNAFQTPPDVGEAFAAVYRRVMPDSPIHQRAMPGPDGYAVLCATAADGVRQAGAFGAPEQWRFDWEQPYTRDEWLDQLPTFGLHTRLPPDRLQEVLAGIGAAIDAVGGGFTMRYTTLAVTAARTATPDPAPRTATADIDEARRRCSARGMESPDVSAPWCSPSPDGAIGVVHRQSALSAAARRDPRRRGLHDAGGHVEHVAGDPHAGHAGEAARVRAS